In Manis pentadactyla isolate mManPen7 unplaced genomic scaffold, mManPen7.hap1 scaffold_584, whole genome shotgun sequence, the DNA window CAGAGTATTACTCAGTGatagaaaggaatgaactatttacTGACTTATGCAGCCATGTGGACAAATCTAAAAGCTTGTTAAAGATACTGGGCATAAAATATAACATACTGTTATCATGATAACGTGATTCAATTTACATGCAATTCTAGAGCAGGCAAAGTATGTCTTTGGTgatgaacaacagaaattattttttttggaAGAGAAGGCAGTTAACTGAAAAGGAACCATACTGAGCTTTCTGAAGGGGGTTTCCAAGCTCTGTATCTTGACTAGGTAGTATTTACATAGTCTCTTCACTTGTCAAAACTCAAAtaactgcacacttaaaatctgtgcattttattgtaggcATAGTATTTCCCAAAATGTCACATCTATATTTAAttaggaaaattaatattttgatgtTTCCGAATGTTAGCATCTGCACCACCACGGCTCTGTAATTGTCCTCAAACTTTTAATTGCTGAGTGCCTTTTTAATGACTCCCAAATCAGAGGACAGTGAAAGGGACATTTCTCTTAATAACCAAAGTCCTTGGAACAGTCAGTGCCCGAGTCCAGGGACTTTATTATGTGGGGTCAGCATCTCCTACGCTAAaggctttttctgtctctttgtatcCTAAAATATGTCCCTGTGTGTGGAGGCTGAGGGCAGGGAAGATTCTCTGAGACTAAGGAGACAGCTTTGTTGTGAGAACATGCCTGGTGACAATTCTTtgtctctgtatttcttttattttggtctcTCTGTTATCTGTTACTACCAAGGCTGGTGAGCAACGTGCCTTTGACAGTTTTGGTCCCTCCCTAGAAAGAGTACTGACTCTTCACAAGAGGGGCCAGGGCAAATAAAATGGGCTGGGTTCACCCAAGAGTCTGATTCTGAAGCAGGAGATGCAAACAGCTGACGTGTCCGTCCTTGGCCCTCACAGGTGACCTGCGGGAGGACCAACTCGCACCTGCAGCGCCCCTGGGCTCGCGTGGCTCACGCTCCTGACTCACCTGGTGCTGAGGACCAGCGCCGGCAGGAGGGACAGCAAGCAGCGCGCGGGGCTCAATTTCACGCTGTCGTCCGCGCGGGTCCTCCCTCCCTCGAGGCCTCCGCTCTCCCTGCTCTTCGGGTCCTGTCGCTCCGCGGTGCCCGGCTCTGTGCCGGCTGGCGAGGACCCGCTCCGGCTGCGGACGGCAGCGCACGGACGGATGGACGGCCGCTTGGCGAAGGCGGCGCCGAGAGCAGGAGTATCCTCGCGTGTGATGTCACCGGCGAGGCCGGCCCGCCCGGATTGCTCGGCGCCGCCGTCCCCGAGCCCGGAGGCGCGTTGTGCTTCGCGCTGGAGGCGGCGcgcggggagggcggggggcccgggggtggggggcgccCTGAGCGCGTGTCTCGGGGCTGCGCTCACCCGGCTGCGCGCCCGCCGGGGCTGGTCATTGATTCCCGCTCCTCCCCAGGACGTGGCAGGGTGGGTGCGGGCGCGGGGGATCCAGTCCCGCGGTAGTGGGGCCGGCGCACTCGGCAGGGAGACCGAATTCCCTGGGAGAGCAGCTCGGGATCCAGGCAGGGGGCCCTCCCcgataaaacagtattttaaagaatCATGGGATTGGAAGGGAAAAGATTTTATTTGCCCTCGTGTTTTCTAAATTCTCCATGAGATTGGAGAACTCAACAATTGTTATTTGATGGAGAAATCAATTGTAATTTGAGAAATAATTTAGACAAACTAAATGACTGCTTCTACACAATGTTTTACAGAAGCCATCCACGAGAACAGAGCCACgcacaattaatgaaataatttatattaacaAGTTCTGACGATCATTAGTAGTAAAGAGATGACTTAGAATTGGCTGGGGTCATTCACAGATCAGTTTTATGACCTGATGGACAAGACAGCTAAGTTTAATGGCCTGGAACCAGAAAGAGTACCTAATGGATTTTTCTTTCCCCTCAAAAAACTCTTTTAATGTGGAAACAATAAATTTCACagaataaaaaggtaaataacAGTATATATGATCTCATAGAAGAGAAAATGGGTAGTAAGTTCTGAATAAATACTTTAGGCATTGGGAAAGGGACTTTTCAGTTGTCTTGGTCTAGGTTCCTTAGAAAGTAGACCCTGAGTCTTAGATAAAGAGTTTAGATAAATCACCTTTATTTGGGTGGTGTAAGTCCAGACAATTGATGacggagaaaaagaaaaaagtaacaagGCACAGAAAGATGAAATGCCATTTGGTGTGATAAGCACGTTTACAGAACTGACCCCTTCTCTATGGATTGTTGAGAGGGCAGGAGCACCCACCTGGAGGCGCTGAGAGGCAGCACATCTGGGGTCAACAACGGGTGCAAGGGGCCCAGtccaggaggaggagcagctgcTCAAAGTCGTTCACTGCCCCTTTATTAAACAAAGGCGAATGCCCTGATTGATAGAGCTTTGCGCCGTAGCCGATTTTCAACCCAGTTATCATTCCATGGAATACAGGATTTTCGTGATGCTTCGAACTCCGCAAAATTCTGGCAAGCTGTTGATTTTGATACGAATGCCCCTACTTTCCATAAGAGATCCCTCACGATGTTTAGTCCAGATGTCCTGGCAGGAGGAGTTATTGGGCTGATACCAAAACGGTTTGGTATAGCTTTTGTTGAAGGAAAACTGTTTTCCATTCCTTTGGCAACAGGAGTGGCTGGCAAGGAAAATGACACTTGCACAGCAGAATCCGTCTTTTCACAGTCTGGAGTTTGCTTTCTGGTTGCTTCTTGTCTTTCCCGAGCTGCTAGTTcttgctttaaatatcttacttcatcctttaagttctgcacagagaccaatgaagattccatttcatcaagttcAGAAAATGACACTTGCACAGCAGAATCGGTCTTTTCACAGTCTGGAGTTTGCTTTCCGGTTACTTTTTGTCTTTCCCGAGCTGCTAGTTCGTGTTTTAAATCTCTTTcttcatcctttaagttctgcacagagaccaatgaagattccatttcatcaagttcAGAAAATGACACTTGCACAGCAGAATCTGTCTTTTCACAGTCGGGTGTTTGCTTTCTGGTTACTTCTGTTCTTTTCTGAGCTGCTAGTTCTTGTTTTAAATAtcttacttcatcctttaagttctgcacagagaccaatgaagattccatttcatcaagttcagaaaatgacacttgcacagcagaatcggtcttttcacagtctggagtttgctttctggttacttcttgtctttcccgagctgctagttcttgttttaaatctcttacttcatcctttaagttctgcacagagaccaatgaagattccatttcatcaagttcagaaaatgacacttgcacagcagaatcggtcttttcacagtctggagtttgctttctggttacttcttgtctttcccGAGCTGCTAGTTCTTGTTTCAAATCtcttacttcatcctttaagttctgcacagagaccaatgatgattccatttcatcaagttcAGAAAATGACACTTGCACAGCAGAATCCGTCTTTACACAGTCTGGAATTTGCTTTCCGTTTGCTTCTTGTCTTTCCCGAGCTGCTAGTTCTTGTTTTAAGTCtcttacttcatcctttaagttctgcacagagaccattgaagattccatttcatcaagatcagaaaatgacacttgcacagcagaatccatcttttcacagtctggagtttgctttctggttgcttcttgtctttcccgagctgctagttcttgttttaaatctcttacttcatcctttaagttctgcacagaaaccaatgaagattccatttcatcaagttcAGAAAATGACACTTGCACAGCCGAATCGGTCTTTTCACAGTCTGGAGTTTGCTTTctggttacttcttgtctttcccGAGTTGCTAGTTCTTGTTTCAAATCtcttacttcatcctttaagttctgcacagagaccaatgaagattccatttcatcaagttcAGAAAATGACACTTGCACAGCCGAATCGGTCTTTTCACAGTCTGGAGTTTGCTTTctggttacttcttgtctttcccGAGTTGCTAGTTCTTGTTTCAAATCtcttacttcatcctttaagttctgcacagagaccaatgaagattccatttcatcaagttcAGAAAATGACACTTGCACAGCAGAATCCTTCTTTTCACAGTCTGGAGTTTGCTTTCCGTTTGCTTCTTGTCTTTCCCGAGCTGCTAGTTCTTGTTTTAAGTCtcttacttcatcctttaagttctgcacagagaccaaagtagattccatttcatcaagttcAGAAAATGACACTTGCACAGCAGAATCTGTCTTTTCACAGTCTGGAGTTTGTTTTctggttacttcttgtctttcccAAGCTGCTAGTTCGTGTTTTAAATCTCCtacttcatcctttaagttctTCACAGAGACCAACgaagattccatttcatcaagttcTCTTTCAAAATACGCATTTCTTTCAAGGGTCTGATTTAGCCTTTGTTCAGACTCTTCCAGTGAAACTACTGCTGCCCTTTGTGCACGCTCCAGGCCATCATTGGTTTGCTCCAGCTCTCTCACGTACTTCTGGAACTGCTCCTTAATGGCGCGAGTCTGATTTAAATCATCCTCTAATGCTGTGACCTGCTTGTAGCTTTTTGCATACTGATGTTCTAGCTTCTCCTTTAATGCCTCCACTTCATATTTCAGCCTTTGGTTATCAGCTTGCAAGTCTCTCTTACTTTGTTCAGCCAGTTGGATATCAGCTTGCAAGTCTCTCTTACTTTGTTCAGCCAGTACTAACTGTGCCTCCAACTCTGCTTCTAATTCTCTGCTTGTTTTGTGGAATTCAAGTAGCTCATCCCAAGTTTCCTGGAAGCTTTGTTTATACTTGAAGGAAAGTTCCTTCCAGAAAGCAGTTTTCTCCTCTACACTAGAAAAATATGGTTTATCTTCAACGTCCATAGTCAAGAGAGTCTCCAACGTGTCAAAAGGGCACGTCCAGTGCCTCTCGGCAGAGGTCTCCACTCCACTGGCCCAGCGAGGGCCGCCCAGCCGCTCAGCAACTGCTCTCCTCTCCGCAGTTCCAAGCTCTGAGCTCCACTCCGCGCACTCAGCGTCCAGCTACTCACCAGCGCGTCAGGGGTTGCCCGGGAGACATTCTGTGATGCAAGGGGTGGGGTTCAGAGCATGCGCACTAGTGCGAGGGCAGCCAGGGCGGGGCTGTGGCGGGGACGGCGTCACAGGGGGCGGGGTCAGGCCCGCAGAGATTACATCCGTCTGACAGAGGCCTTGTGCACAAGCGCTCCCAAGCACCGTGACGGGCGGGTTTGGGCATGGAAGGTTTCCCTGCACACTTTGCCACTCGGGAATGTGGTGCCACTGTGGATAAAAGTCGGCTTTCAAATTCCTTCAAGTGTTTCAGTGTTCTTGTTCACATAAGATGAATCTCGTGGGAGATTTCCCGTCCAAGTCCGTCCCCAACCTCCGCATAGAGTATAAGCGGTGTTCAAGCGCCCCCATCACTCTCTCACAAATACCTGTGTGATTTATAGCAGGTCCACtagctgaacttttttttttcttctgcatgttatttatttataatttttttaaagtaaggtattattgatatacactcttgtgaaggtttcacatgaaaaacaatgtggttgcttcattcacccatattatccaggCTCCCtcttaccccattgcagtcactgtccatcagtgtagtaagatgccacagagtcactacttgtcttttctgtgctatgctgtcttccccatgatcaccCCCACACCATAAGTAATAATCATAATACCtttcaatacccttctccctccctctccacaggTCCttcacacccttcccctttgctAACTGATAGtctcttggagtttgtgagtctgctgctgttttgttccttcagttttgctttgttgttatacaccgcaaatgagggaaatcatttggtacttgtctttctctgcctggcttattttactgagaaaaataccctggagctccattcatgctgttgcaaatggtaggctctgtttctttcttatggctgagtaatatttcactgtgtatatgtaccacatcttctttatccaatcatctaccaatggacacttgtgttgcttctatatcttggctatgtaaatagtgctacagtaaacataggggtgcgtatctctttttgaatctgagaacttgtattagaatggaattcctgggtcaaatgatatttctatttttagtttatgaggaacctacatattgctttccacaatggttgaactagttcacattcttgccagcagtgtaggagggtttccctttctctgcatccacaccagcattttttgttcttcatttttttgatgCGAACTGGTGTGaagcgatatctcattgtggttttaatttccatttctctgataattagcgatgtgcagTGTATtttcatgttggccatctgaatttcttctttggagaagtgtctgttcatttcttctgcccagtttttaattgggctatttgctttttggttgttgaggcatgtgaatttttatacattttgaatgttaaccccttgttggatatgtcgttcacaaatacattctcccatactgtaggatgcctttttgttctgctgatggtgtcctttgctgcacagaagcttttcagcttaatatagtcccacttattcatttttgctgttgttttccttgcccggggagatattttcaagaagaggtcactcatgtttatgtctaagaggtttttgcctatgttttcttccaagagtttaatggtttcatgacttacattcaggtctttgatccattttgagtttacttttgtatatggggttagacagtggtccagtttcattctcctacatgtagctgtccagttttgccagcaccatctgttgaagggactgtcacatcgccattgtatgtccatggctcctttatcaaatattaattgaccatatatgtctgggttaatgtctggattctctagtctgttccattggtctgtggctctgctcttgtgccagtaccaaattgtcttgactactatggctttatagtagagcttgaagttggggggtgagatcccccctactttattcttctttctcaggatttctttcgctattcggggtctttggtgcttccatatgaatttttgaattatttgttccagttcattgaagaatgttactggtagtttcatagggattgcatcaaatctgtatattgctttgggcaggatggccattttgacgatattaattcttcctagccacgagcatgggatgagtttccatctgttagtgtcccctttaacttttcttaagagtgagttgtagttttcagagtgtaagtctttcacttccttggataggtttcttcctaggtattttattttttttgatgcaattgtgaatggagttgttttcctgatttctctttctgttggttcattgttggtgtataggaaagccacagatttctgtgtgttgattttgtatcctgcaactttgctgtattctgatatcagtcctagtagttttggggtggagtctttagggttttttatgtacagtatcatgtcatctgcaaatagtgacagtttaacttcttctttaccaatctggattccttgtatttctttgttttgtctgattgccgtggctagaacctcttgtactatgctaaataacactggacagagtgggcatccctgtccagttcccgatctcagaggaaatgctttcagcttctctctgttcagtataatgttggctgtgggtttatcatagatggcctttattatgttgaggtacttgccctctattcccattttgctgagagtttttatcacgaatggatgatggatgttgaactttgtcaaatgctttttcagcatctatggagataatcatgtggtttttgtctttctttttgttgatgtggtggatgatgttgatggactttcgaatgttgtaccatccttgcatccctgggatgaatcccacttgatcatggtgtatgatccttttgatgtatttttgaattcggtttgctaatattttgttgagtatttttgcatctacgttcatcagagatattggtctgtagttttcttttttggtggtgtctttgcctggttttggtattaggttgatattagcttcatagtatgagtttgggagtatcccctcctcctctattttttggaaaactctaaggagaatgggtattatgtcttccctgtaagtctgataaaattccgaggtaaatccatctgtccagggggttttgttgtttggttgttttttgattaccgcttcaattttattgctggtaattggtctgttttgattttctgtttctttctgggtcaatcgtggaaggttgtatttttctaggaagttgtccatttctcttaggtttcccagcttgttagcatataggttttcatagtattctctactaattctttgtatttctgtggggtccgtcgtgatttttcctttctcgtttctgatactgttgatttgtgttgactctattttcttcttaataagtctggatagaggcttatctattttgtttattttctcaaagaaccagctcatggtttcattgatttttgctattgttttattcttctcaattttatttatttcttctctggtctttattatgtccctccttctgctgaccttaggcctcatttgttcttctttttccaattttgataattgtgaaattagatcattcatttgggattgttcttccttttttaaaaatgcttggattgctatatactttcctcttaagactgcttttgctgcatcccacagatgttgcggcttgttgttgttgtcatttgtttccatatattgctggatctccattttgatttggtcattgatccattgattatttaggagcatgttgttaagcctccatgtgtttgtgagcctctttgctttatttgtaaagtttatttctagttttctgcctttgtggtctgaaaagttggttggtaggatttcaatcttttggaatttactgaggctctttttgtggtctagtatgtggtctattctggagaatgttccatgtgcacttgagaagaatgtatatcctgttgcttttggatgtagagttctatagatgtctattaggtccatctgctctactgtgttgttcagtgcttccatgtccttactttttttctgcccggtggatctatcctttggggtgagtgttgtgttgaattctcctagaatgaatgcattgctgtctatttccccctttagttctgttagtatttgtttcacatatgctggtgctcctgtgttgggtgcatatatgtttagaatggttattatcctcttgttggactgagccctttatcattatgtagtgtccttctttatctcttgttactttctttgttttgaagtctattttgtctgacattagtactgcaacccctgctttcttctcgctgttgtttgcttgaaatatgtttttccatcccttgacttttagtctgtacatgtctttgggtttgaggtgagtttcttgtaaggagcatatagatggatcttgcttttttatccattctattactctatgtcttttgattggtgcattcagcccgttaacattttgggtgactattgaaaaatatgtacttattgccattgcaggctttaaatttgtggttaccaaaggttcaaggttatcctctttagtatcttactgcctaacttagctcacttattgagctgttatatacactgtctggagattcttttcttctctcccttcttgttcctcctcctcgattcttcatatgttgggtgttttgtgctgtgctctttctaggagtgctcccgtctagagcagtccctgtaagatgttctgtagaggtggttagtgggaagcaaattccctcagcttttgtttgtctgggaattgtttaatcccaccatcatatttgaatgatagtcgtgctggatacagtatcattggttcaaggcccttctgtttcattgtattaaatatatcatgccattctcttctggcctgtagggtttctgtcgagaagtctgatgttagcctgatgggttttcctttataggtgacctttttctctctagctgcctttaaaactctttctttgtccttgatctttgccattttaattattatgtgtcttggtgttgaagGACCATGTAATTTAATAATTGGGTCCCCTTATACGATCCAGGAAAATCTCCCTTATTAAAGCTGGATGATTGCCAATGTTAATTCCATTAGTATAatctcttttgccatgtaagtgAACATATTCACAAATGGAACACCAGATATGAACGAAGAGCATTGCGTGGGGAAGGGCAAACTCTGCAAGGTCCGTGCCACAATGTGCTATTCTGACCCAAACTCTCTGGTCTTCCACCCTTGTCAAATTGTTAAGAGACCCAAtcatttcatcttttccttttcatttctgtaccATCTCTCTGCCTGAACTGAAGAGAGgtaaacatacacatataaaccAAACAAATTCAATTAATCCTGGTATTAAAGCTAAACAACAATGtattcattcttcatttattcaagGATTATTTCATAGTCCTTGCTAGATATTAGGCTACTTTCAGAGCAGTCCCACACACCATCAGCATGAACTTCATACATAAGGAAATAAGCAAATGTCTGTGAATTGTTATTGTAAGACATAATTCagtgaatactttttaaaaatatcactttaaACACCATCTGAAAGGTCCACAAGAATCATTATAGCTGCCCtcttgtttttaattctcttgctttttcttaattttaatggtgAGAATTTATGAATGCCTCTTATTTGGGTTTCCTAAATGACCTGGGATCATTTTTAGACCAGTTCAGTCTTCATGGATCATATAAATTTGAGCCAACAAATGCAAATTAACTCTTAACTTTGTTTTCTCCAGTTATTCCATATCGtcaaaaaaattagtttttaagcTGGTTTGCATGCCAAAATAACTAGACTAGCTCTGGGTACATTGTAGCTACCAACTATATAAATGTTGGTTGATTACAGAAAACATGTCATAGAGAATGGTCACAGAATAGAACAGAAAAATCTTTGTGGAAGTTCTAGGTTCTAGTTTTGGGATTCTCCTGTGGACTTGGACAAGTGTCATACACTCTGGACCTCAGTGTTCTGATGCAAAAGATGAAGGGCTTTAGACCAGATCAACaactcctattttttaaaaaaatattcccaaTGATAGACTTTTAAGGTGAATAAAGTACAGCTTCACAATCAAAGAACTTctacttgataaagaatatctagAAAGACATGCAATAAACATCAtagttaatggtgagaaactcaaAACTTTCTATTAATATCAGGCATGAGGCGAGGATGTCTCCTCTCACCACTACACTTCAACACTATACCACTACACCACTACACTACACAACAAACTGTAAGTTTTACCTAGTGCAGTCggacaaagaaaggaaataaaagactacATGGATATGGAAGGAAGACATAAAACTctttttgtttgcagatgacatgatcatctatcCAGATATCTGAAATAATCAATAAAGAAAACCTCCTTGAACTAACAATCAATTATATCAAGGTTACAGGCTGTGAGGCTAATATATAAAATTCAGTCACTTCCCTGTATACCAGTAATGAACAGGTAGAgttagaaattaaagacacaatagcatccaaaaaatgaaatgcttaggtattaatttaacaaaatatgtacaagaacaatatgaagaaaattacaaaattggGACTAAAattgaagaactaaataaatggagagagaatcaatgttcatggataggaatactcattattgtaaagatgtcagt includes these proteins:
- the LOC130682462 gene encoding nuclear distribution protein nudE-like 1, with product MDVEDKPYFSSVEEKTAFWKELSFKYKQSFQETWDELLEFHKTSRELEAELEAQLVLAEQSKRDLQADIQLAEQSKRDLQADNQRLKYEVEALKEKLEHQYAKSYKQVTALEDDLNQTRAIKEQFQKYVRELEQTNDGLERAQRAAVVSLEESEQRLNQTLERNAYFERELDEMESSLVSVKNLKDEVGDLKHELAAWERQEVTRKQTPDCEKTDSAVQGPLPGSRAALPGNSVSLPSAPAPLPRDWIPRARTHPATSWGGAGINDQPRRARSRVSAAPRHALRAPPTPGPPALPARRLQREAQRASGLGDGGAEQSGRAGLAGDITREDTPALGAAFAKRPSIRPCAAVRSRSGSSPAGTEPGTAERQDPKSRESGGLEGGRTRADDSVKLSPARCLLSLLPALVLSTR